Proteins encoded by one window of Bacteroidia bacterium:
- the rsfS gene encoding ribosome silencing factor, with the protein MNPVKDKDETTPVKAATLKKTKARQPKRQLKDNTEKLLTVIVDSIEDKKGERIVVLNLKELNNAMADYFIICQASNKTQVEAIVRNIEEKVEKKLKETAAHIEGKQNAEWILLDYFNVIVHVFLADKRDFYALEKLWADASLVKFAAQ; encoded by the coding sequence ATGAATCCTGTAAAGGATAAAGATGAAACTACGCCTGTGAAAGCTGCCACGCTAAAAAAAACCAAGGCAAGGCAACCCAAGCGTCAATTAAAAGACAATACAGAGAAACTACTCACGGTTATTGTTGACAGTATAGAGGATAAAAAAGGAGAGCGTATTGTTGTCTTAAATCTTAAGGAGTTAAATAATGCTATGGCAGATTATTTTATCATCTGTCAGGCATCAAATAAAACACAGGTTGAAGCAATTGTTAGAAATATAGAAGAAAAAGTAGAGAAAAAGTTAAAAGAAACGGCAGCACATATTGAAGGTAAGCAAAACGCTGAATGGATACTACTGGATTACTTTAATGTGATAGTACATGTATTTTTGGCAGATAAAAGAGATTTTTATGCACTGGAAAAACTATGGGCAGATGCCTCATTGGTTAAATTTGCAGCCCAATAA
- a CDS encoding biotin--[acetyl-CoA-carboxylase] ligase, producing MFKNSIWFNLHETESTNSFLHEQLMSEKLPEGSVVTADYQTKGRGQRGSSWQSEAGKNLLMSIVVYPDFLKASEAFVLSKCIALATCDLLADYSNQVRIKWPNDILIEGKKVAGILIENILRGADIYATIAGIGINFNQQVFEVGLNSATSVFINSGVKADTQINAVKLHENIEVYYQMLQQKKIEEIDRLYLTHLYKLNETALFKDADGPFQGKIKGLSPMGLLIVERENGEKHLYDVKEISLVR from the coding sequence ATGTTTAAAAATTCTATCTGGTTTAATCTCCATGAGACTGAGTCCACAAATAGTTTTTTACATGAACAGCTTATGTCAGAAAAGCTGCCTGAAGGCTCAGTAGTTACGGCTGATTATCAGACCAAAGGACGTGGGCAGCGGGGTAGCAGCTGGCAAAGTGAGGCAGGTAAAAATCTGCTGATGAGTATTGTAGTATATCCGGATTTTTTAAAAGCGTCCGAAGCTTTTGTATTAAGTAAATGTATAGCTCTTGCAACATGTGATTTGTTAGCTGATTATTCAAATCAGGTGCGTATAAAATGGCCTAATGACATCTTGATTGAAGGTAAAAAAGTTGCCGGAATACTTATTGAAAATATTTTGAGAGGAGCTGATATTTATGCAACGATTGCAGGTATTGGCATAAATTTCAATCAACAAGTTTTTGAGGTGGGCCTTAACTCAGCTACTTCTGTGTTTATAAATTCGGGGGTTAAAGCCGATACACAAATCAACGCTGTGAAGTTGCATGAAAATATTGAGGTATATTATCAGATGTTGCAGCAAAAAAAAATTGAAGAAATTGATCGGTTATATCTGACTCATCTTTATAAGCTGAATGAAACGGCATTATTTAAAGATGCTGACGGACCTTTTCAGGGAAAAATAAAAGGGCTGTCACCAATGGGGTTATTGATTGTTGAAAGAGAAAATGGAGAAAAGCATTTGTATGATGTTAAAGAAATCTCCTTAGTCCGTTAA
- a CDS encoding EamA family transporter: MWWFYAILSAIFASLTAIFAKSGVANINSNLATGIRTVVVLVMIWLIILLKGETKGMTALSKQNIIFLILSGIATGLSWLFYFKALQTGNVSQVAPIDKLSLALTIILAIIFLGETLTIKTAIGASLIIAGTLVLAIN; encoded by the coding sequence ATGTGGTGGTTTTATGCAATACTCTCGGCAATATTTGCTTCCCTTACTGCAATTTTTGCAAAATCAGGTGTGGCAAATATCAACTCAAACCTTGCAACAGGTATAAGAACAGTTGTTGTTTTAGTAATGATTTGGTTAATAATTTTATTGAAAGGAGAAACAAAAGGAATGACCGCTCTTTCAAAACAAAATATTATTTTTCTGATACTTTCCGGTATTGCCACAGGGCTGTCATGGCTATTTTATTTCAAGGCTTTGCAAACAGGCAATGTGTCGCAAGTTGCACCGATTGACAAACTTAGCCTTGCGCTTACCATAATTCTGGCAATAATTTTCTTAGGAGAGACACTAACTATTAAAACAGCTATTGGTGCAAGTCTGATTATTGCCGGCACTTTGGTTTTGGCAATAAACTAA
- a CDS encoding DUF5698 domain-containing protein gives MFSEAFMQTDLYSWVVLPVLIFLCRMCDVTLATLRNIFLSRGVRKIIPIIGFIEVLIWLVAVSSIIKNLHNIMCYIAFAGGYSMGILVGISIEKRLALGTQIIRVITSRQSLALLEALRAQNLGVTEIDALGSQGPVKILLIVAKRKNIASILETVNEHHGSSFFTIEDVRSVEQGIFPIKAGEGKIQYLRRIFPTFKPGR, from the coding sequence ATGTTTAGCGAAGCGTTTATGCAAACCGACCTGTATAGCTGGGTCGTTCTTCCGGTATTGATTTTCCTTTGTAGGATGTGTGATGTAACATTGGCAACATTGCGCAACATATTCCTTTCAAGAGGGGTGAGAAAAATTATTCCAATAATAGGATTTATAGAGGTACTCATCTGGCTGGTGGCGGTAAGCTCTATTATTAAAAACCTGCATAACATCATGTGCTACATTGCATTTGCCGGAGGCTACTCAATGGGAATATTGGTCGGAATCAGCATCGAAAAACGGTTGGCTTTGGGCACCCAAATTATTAGAGTTATTACAAGCAGGCAAAGTCTGGCTTTGCTGGAAGCCTTACGTGCGCAAAATTTGGGAGTAACTGAGATAGATGCTTTGGGTTCACAAGGACCAGTAAAAATTTTACTCATTGTAGCTAAAAGAAAAAACATTGCTTCCATATTGGAAACCGTTAATGAACATCATGGCAGCTCGTTTTTTACTATTGAAGATGTGCGCTCTGTGGAACAAGGCATATTTCCAATAAAGGCAGGTGAGGGAAAAATTCAATATCTGCGCAGAATTTTCCCAACCTTTAAGCCCGGGCGTTGA
- a CDS encoding NAD-dependent deacylase, producing the protein MKQIVVLTGAGISAESGIKTFRDSNGLWEEHRIEDVATPQAWQRNPKLVTEFYNQRRKQVMEAKPNEAHLALVELEKHYSVVVITQNVDDLHERAGSKHIIHLHGEILKMRSEEDPTMIYRANEWEIKYERTNEHGHRLRPHIVWFGEMVPKMDDAIFQTMKADIFLVIGTSLEVYPAASLIDYTSQTCKKYIVDPKARELNHIYNLTVIQNTAGKGVPALVNKLIKDV; encoded by the coding sequence ATGAAACAAATTGTAGTATTAACAGGTGCAGGCATTAGTGCAGAAAGTGGCATAAAAACCTTTCGCGACAGCAATGGTCTGTGGGAAGAACATCGCATTGAAGATGTGGCAACACCTCAGGCATGGCAACGAAACCCTAAGTTGGTAACAGAATTCTACAATCAGAGGCGCAAACAAGTGATGGAAGCAAAACCAAATGAAGCACATTTGGCTTTAGTTGAATTGGAAAAGCATTATTCGGTAGTGGTGATAACTCAAAATGTGGACGACCTGCATGAACGTGCAGGTTCAAAACACATTATTCATTTGCACGGTGAAATCCTGAAAATGCGCAGTGAGGAAGACCCGACAATGATTTATCGAGCTAATGAATGGGAGATAAAATATGAACGTACTAACGAGCACGGTCACAGACTTCGCCCACACATAGTTTGGTTTGGTGAAATGGTGCCCAAAATGGATGATGCCATATTTCAAACCATGAAAGCAGATATTTTTTTAGTGATAGGAACATCACTGGAAGTTTATCCGGCAGCAAGTCTCATTGACTATACTTCACAAACCTGCAAAAAATATATTGTTGACCCCAAAGCCCGGGAGTTGAATCATATTTACAATCTAACAGTTATTCAAAATACAGCAGGTAAGGGTGTGCCTGCACTTGTAAACAAATTAATTAAAGATGTTTAG
- the fmt gene encoding methionyl-tRNA formyltransferase, which produces MNNLKILFSGTPDFAVESLKILIENGYNICGVITAPDKPAGRGMVMQQSAVKKYAQSKGLLILQPEKLKDTTFLLQVASLNADLHIVVAFRMMPEQLWSMPRLGTLNLHASLLPQYRGAAPINHAIMNGERTTGVTTFFLKHEIDTGDIILAEKVDIGPSETAGELHDRLKHVGAALILKTVQQIEKGNLCTTPQNSITTEIKHAPKIFKNDCLINWSDKASHIFNQIRGLSPYPGAFTILKNKNEKELTLKIYVATISESIEFLEAGKIISDNKSFLNIAASDGLISIKELQLEGKKRMTVVDFMRGFSINDYTVKK; this is translated from the coding sequence ATGAATAATCTTAAAATACTATTTTCCGGAACGCCTGACTTTGCCGTTGAGTCACTGAAAATTTTAATAGAAAACGGATATAATATTTGTGGTGTTATAACTGCGCCCGATAAACCGGCAGGTCGTGGTATGGTAATGCAACAGTCGGCAGTAAAAAAATATGCACAGTCAAAAGGTTTGCTTATTCTTCAACCTGAAAAATTAAAAGATACAACATTTCTTTTGCAGGTTGCATCCTTAAATGCCGACTTGCATATAGTAGTTGCCTTCCGAATGATGCCGGAACAACTGTGGAGTATGCCTCGTTTAGGTACATTAAATCTTCATGCCTCCTTACTGCCACAATACAGAGGTGCTGCTCCAATAAACCATGCCATCATGAATGGCGAAAGAACAACTGGTGTAACTACTTTTTTTCTGAAACATGAAATTGACACAGGAGACATTATACTAGCTGAAAAAGTTGACATAGGGCCTTCTGAAACCGCTGGTGAACTGCATGACAGACTCAAGCACGTTGGTGCAGCCTTGATTCTGAAAACCGTTCAGCAAATAGAAAAAGGAAATCTTTGCACCACACCACAAAACAGCATAACAACAGAAATTAAACATGCACCTAAAATTTTTAAAAACGATTGTCTGATAAATTGGTCTGATAAAGCATCCCATATTTTTAATCAGATAAGGGGATTGTCTCCCTATCCGGGTGCATTTACTATACTAAAAAATAAGAACGAAAAAGAACTGACTTTAAAAATATATGTAGCAACAATTTCAGAAAGCATAGAATTTTTGGAGGCAGGGAAAATAATTTCTGACAACAAGAGTTTTTTAAATATAGCTGCTTCTGATGGTTTAATCTCTATAAAAGAATTGCAGCTTGAAGGTAAAAAAAGAATGACCGTAGTGGATTTTATGAGAGGCTTTTCCATTAACGATTACACTGTTAAAAAATAA